The segment GGTGGAGATGTTCGTCTTCCTGGGGTTCCTGGCCGTGGGCCTGCTCTACGCGTACAAGAAGGGCGTCCTCGAATGGACGTGACACCGGCTGCCGTGACACCCGAGCCCGTTCCGCTCCCGGAACCCAGGCGACTGGGGGTCCTCTCCCGTCTGGCTCCCGAGCCGATGAAGGTGGTCCTGAACTGGGGCCGCCGCTACAGCCTGTGGGTCTTCAACTTCGGGCTCGCCTGCTGCGCGATCGAGTTCATCGCCGCGTCCATGGCGCGGCACGACTTCATCCGCCTGGGTGTCATCCCCTTCGCACCGGGCCCGCGCCAGGCCGACCTGATGATCGTCTCGGGCACGGTGACGGACAAGATGGCCCCGGCCGTCAAGCGGCTCTACGAGCAGATGCCCGAACCGAAGTACGTCATCTCCTTCGGCGCCTGCTCCAACTGCGGCGGCCCGTACTGGGACTCGTACTCGGTCACCAAGGGCGTCGACCAGATCATCCCCGTCGACGTCTACGTGCCCGGCTGCCCGCCGCGCCCCGAGGCGCTCCTCCAGGGCATCCTCAAGCTCCAGGAGAAGATCGCCCGGGAGTCGCTGGCCGAGCGGTACGCGGACCGGCCGTCCGTCGCGCAGCTCACCAGCGGCCTGGTCACGCCCCCGCCCGCCCCGGGGGCCGGCGCGTGAACCTCTACGACTCCCTCCCCGACGCTGCCCCGACCGTCTTCGGCGCCGAGGCCGTGGCCTCCGTCGCGTACGACGTCCTCACCGTAGACGTCCCGGCCGGCTCCTGGATCGCCTCGCTGGAGATCGCCCGCGACAAGCTGGGCTGCACCTACTTCGACTGGCTGAGCGCGGTCGACGAGCCGGGCACCGGCTTCCGGATCTGCGCGCACGTCGTCGCCCTGGAGGGCGGACGCGTACGCCGCCTGCTGCTGCGCACGACCGTCCCGCACAGCGCCCCGACCCTGGCCTCGGCGGTCGCGGTCTACGCGGGCGCGGCCTGGCACGAGCGCGAGACGTACGAGATGTTCGGCGTGACCTTCACCGACCACCCGCACCTCGTCCACCTCCTGCTCCCCGAGAACTTCGAGGGCCACCCGCTGCGCAAGGACTTCGTCCTGGCGGCCCGGGTCGCCAAGGCGTGGCCCGGCGCCAAGGAGCCGGGCGAGGCACACGACCCGGACGCGCCCAAGCGCCGCCAGATGCTCCCGCCCGGCGTCCCGGACCCGAACGAGTGGGGCCCCCTCAAGGGCCAGCTCCCCCCGGCCCCGGCCCGCCCGGCCCGCACCCCCCGCACGGCGGGCGCGGCCACCCGCCCCCCGCGCGAGGGCGCCCCGACCCGCCGCCCCCGCCCGGCCACGGAGACCACCCCGGGCTCGGCCCTCCCGGCCGGCGAGCCGGAGGCCCCGACGCCCCCGGCCGCCACCGCCCGCCCTCCCCGCCGCACCCGCTCGGTGTCGGAAGGCTCCGCGAGCCAGACGGCCCCGGCAGCGGACGCCGCCGCCACCCCGGCAGCGGCCGAGCCGGCCACCCCGGGCGCGCCGGACGATTCGGCCGCCGGCGCCCCCGGCGAGTCCGGCGCCGCGCGCCCGGCCCGCCGCAGCCGCTCGGCAGCGGACGGTTCCGCGAGCCAGGCGGCCCCGTCGCCGGACGCCCCTGCCGGCGCGCCGGACGATTCGGCCGCCGCACCGGGCGACCCGGCCGCCGAGGCCCCGCGGCCCGAGCGGCGTAGCCAGACCGGCCCAGACGCGACGCCCTCGGAGCCCGGCACCCCGGGCCCGGCGCGACGTACCCGTTCCGCAGCGGACGGGTCCGCCGGCCAGGCCGGCCCGGCCCCGGCGACGGACGGCCCGGCCGAGGCCCCGCGCCCCGCGCGGCGCAGCCGGTCCGCCTCGGACGGGTCCGCCAGTCAGACCCCCGCGCCGGAGCCGGAGGCTCCCAGGCGCCCGGCCCCGCGCAGCGCGGACGCGCCCTGGCACAACCCGAAGCCCGCCTTCGACGAGCCGGCGCCCGAGCCCCGCCCGCAGCCCGAAACCGGGCCCGACACCGACACCGACCACGAGACCACCGGAGGCGACGCGTGAACGACGTCCTCGACGTCGCCCTGCGACTGATCGTCGTCTTCGCCGTCTTCCTCGTGCTCCCGCTCGTCATCGGGCAGACCGAGCACAAGGTGATGGCGCACATGCAGGGCCGCCTCGGCCCCATGTACGCCGGCGGCTTCCACGGCTGGGCCCAGCTCGTCGCCGACGGCGTGAAGTTCGCGCAGAAGGAGGACATCGTCCCGGCCAACGCCGACCGGCGGATCTTCCAGCTCGCCCCTGCCGTCGCGCTGCTGCCCTACCTCCTCGTCCTCCTCGCCATCCCCATCGGCCCCGGCGAGGGCGCCGTCGGCCAGGTCATCGACGCCGGCCTCTTCTTCGTCCTCGCCGTCATGGGCGTCGGCGTGCTCGGCAGTCTGATGGGCGGCTGGGCCTCCGCCAACAAGTTCTCCCTCCTCGGCGGCCTGCGCACGGCCGCCCAGCTGCTCGCGTACGAGCTGCCGATGCTGCTCGCCGCCGCCTCCGTGGCCATGGCCGCCGGGACGGTGTCGCTGCCCGGCATCGTGGGCGCCTTCGAGTGGTGGTGGCTGCCCTGGCAGATCATCGGCGCGCTCGTCTTCTTCACCGCCGGCCTCGCCGAGCTCCAGCGGCCCCCGTTCGACATGCCCGTCGCCGACTCCGAGATCATCTTCGGCGCGTACACCGAGTACACCGGCCTGCGCTTCGCGCTGTTCCTGCTCGCCGAGTACGCCGGCATCGTCGTCCTGTGCGCCCTGACCACCGTCCTGTTCCTCGGCGGCTGGCACGGCCCCTTCGGCGGCGACGGCCTCGGCTGGGTGTGGACCCTCCTGAAGACCGCCGTCCTCGCCTTCGTCGTCATCTGGCTCCGCGTGAGCTACCCGCGCCTGCGCGAGGACCAGCTCCAGAAGCTCGCCTGGACCGTACTCATCCCCCTCGCGCTCGCCCAGATCGCGCTCACCGGCATCGTGAAGGTGGCGATCCAGTAATGCCCCCGATCCCCGGATCCGGCCTCGCCAAGGGCCTGGCCGTCACCCTGCGCACGATGACCAAGCGCGCGCATACCGCCCAGTACCCCGAGGTACAGCCCGAGCTCCCGCCCCGCAGCCGCGGGGTCATCGGCCTGTTCGAGGAGAACTGCACGGTCTGCATGCTGTGCGCCCGCGAGTGCCCCGACTGGTGCATCTACATCGACTCCCACAAGGAGACGGTGCCGGCCGCCACCCCCGGCGGCCGTGAGCGCAGCCGCAACGTCCTCGACCGCTTCGCCATCGACTTCTCCCTCTGTATGTACTGCGGCATCTGCATCGAGGTGTGCCCCTTCGACGCCCTCTTCTGGTCGCCGGAGTTCGAGTACGCGGAGACCGACATCCACGACCTCACCCACGAGCGCGACAAGCTGCGCGAGTGGATGTGGACGGTCCCGGCCCCGCCCGCGCTGGACCCCTGCGCCGAGGAGCCGAAGGAGATCGCCGCCGCCCGCAAGGCCGCCGAGAAGGCCGAGGCGGCAGCCGCCGCGGCCGCCGCCGAAGCCACGGCGGACCCGTCCGCCGACGCCACCCCCGACACACCCGACACGCCGGCGGGAGGCACCGCCTGATGTACGCCGCCCACCTCACCGCAGCCGCGGCCAAGGCCGCGGCCGCCGTCACGGCGGCCGCGCCCGGCGGCCCCGCCCCCGCACCCGGCCCCGGCTTCCTCTCGCCGACCGGCGTGGAGATCGCCTTCGTCCTCGTCGGCCTCGCCACCCTCGGCGCGGCCCTCGTCACGGTCACCACCAAGCAGCTCGTGCACGCCGCCCTCTGGCTGGTCGTCGCGCTCGGCGGGATCGCCGTCGAGTACCTGCTGCTGACCGCCGAGTTCATCGCCTGGGTCCAGGTCCTGATCTACCTCGGCTCCGTGGTCGTCCTCCTCCTCTTCGGACTGATGCTCACCAAGGCCCCCATCGGCCGCTCCCCGGACGCCGACTCCGGCAACCGGTGGGTCGCCCTCGGCGTCGCCGGATCCGCCGGCGCCGCCCTCGTCTGGGTGGTCGCGGACGCCTTCCGCACCACCTGGATCGACCTCGACGGCCCCGCCCAGGGCTCCACCAAGGTCTCCGGCGAGATCCTCTTCCAGCACTGGGTGCTGCCCTTCGAGGCCCTCTCCGTCCTCCTCCTCGCGGCCCTGATCGGGGCGATCGTGCTCTCCCGCCGTTCCACCCCGGCCGAGGAGGCCGCCGACGCGGTCGACGCCGCCGCCCGCACGGACGCCCCGGCCCGCACGGACGCCGGGAAGGGGCAGAGCTGATGCACCTCGCCTACCCCGCCGTCCTCGCGGCCCTCCTCTTCGCCACCGGCCTCTACGGTGTCCTCGCCCGCCGCAACGCCATCCTGGTCCTGATGTCCGTCGAGCTGATGCTCAACGCCGTCAACCTCAACCTGGTGGCCTTCGACGTCTGGCTGCGCGACACCCTGCACGCCGGCCAGGCCCTCACCCTCTTCACCATCGCCATCGCCGCCGCCGAGATCGGCATCGGCCTCGCGATCGTGCTGATGGTGTACCGCAACCGGGGCACCTCGGACGTCGACAAGCTGCGCGACACCGCCGAGGGCCACGAGCCCGGCCAGCCCGAAGCCACCACTGCCCGGCCGGAGGTCGCCGCGTGAGCACCACGACCCTCGCGGTCCTCGTCCCCCTCCTCCCCTTCCTGGGAGCGGTGGCAGGACTCCTCCTCGGCCGGACCGCGCCCGGCTTCGTCAGGCCGCTCGCCGTCCTGCCGGCCCTGGCCTCGGCCGTCCTCGCCGTACTCGTCGCCTTCCGCCACGGAGGCGGCAGGGCGATCGACACCGCGACGGAGCTGACCCCGACCGGCTCGGTGCCGGTCGAGCTGTCGCTCCACCTCGACGGCTTCGCCGTTCTGGTCGCCGTTCTGGTCGCCGTGGTCGCCACCTGCGTACAGCTCTACTCGACGGCGTACCTCCGCGAGGACCCGCGCTACCCGTCGTACGCCGCTCTGGTCTCACTGTTCACCTCCGCCATGCTGCTCGTCGTCTACTCCGGCGACCTGATGGTGCTGCTGGTCGGCTGGGAGGTCATGGGCATCTGCTCGTACTTCCTGGTCGGCCACTACTGGGAGACCGAAGCGGCCCGCTCCGCCTCCCTCAAGGCCTTCCTCGTCACCAAGCTCGGTGACGTCCCCTTCCTCATCGGACTGTTCGCGCTCGCCGCCGACGCCGGCTCCTTCCGGATCACCAAGATCCTCGGCACCGTCGCCGCGGGCGGGCTCGACCACCCGACGCTCATCGCGCTGCTCCTGCTCGCCGGCGTCGCCGGGAAGTCCGCGCAGTTCCCGCTGCACACCTGGCTCCCCGACGCCATGGCCGGCCCCACCCCGGTCTCCGCGCTGATCCACGCCGCGACGATGGTCGCCGCCGGCGTGTACTTCATCGCCCGCCTCCTCCCCGTCTTCACCGCCTCCCGCGCCGCCCTGGTGGTCATGGCCGTCATGGCCGCGACCACGATGGTCGGCTCGGCGCTCGCCGCCCTGGCCCAGGACGACATCAAGCGCGTCCTCGCCTACTCCACGGTCGGCCAGCTCGGCTACATGACCGGCGCCCTGGCCGTCGGCGACCGCGGCGCCGCCGTCTTCCACCTCCTGTCCCACGGCGCCTTCAAGGCGCTGCTCTTCCTCGGCGCCGGCGTGATCATCCACGCCGCCGGCACGAACTCCCTCGCCGCCATGTCCCGCATGGACGGCCTGGCCAAGCGCATCCCCGACGCCTTCTGGACGATGACGATCGCGCTGCTCGCGCTCGCCGCCATCCCGCCCTTCGCCGGCTTCTTCTCCAAGGAAGCCGTCCTCGTCGCCGCCGAGCACGCCGCCGGCGGACACTCCGGCCTCGTCCCCGGCGCGGCCGGATGGGTGGTGCTCGTCGCCGGCGTGCTGACCGCGCTGCTCACCGCCGCGTACGCCACCCGGCTGTGGCTGATGGCCTTCCGCGGCCGCGGCGCGGCCGCCCCCGACCACGGCAAGGAGCCCGTCGCCATGACCGGCGTGCTGTGGCTGCTGGCGGTCCCCTCGATCGCCTTCGGCCTCGCCGCCGGCCCCCTCGCCGACTGGTTCGACGGCAAGGCGCTCACCCCGACCGTGACCACCTCGGTCCTCGGCACCGGCGCCGCCCTCATCGGCGTGATCCTGACCTACGCCCTGTGGCAGCGCGCCACCGCCAGGGCCGCCGCGGGCATCCGCAACGGAGGTGCCGTCCCGGCATCCGTCGCGGCGGCCGAGTCCGCCGCCGAGACCCCCGAGGTCGCCGAGGTGAGCCACGAGCACCCCGCCGTACCGGCCGCCCCCGCCGCCGACCCCGGCCGGGCCCTCCTGGGCCCCCTGCACCGGCACGCCGCCGACGGCTTCCACCTCGACGCCGTCTACGACCGGCTCTTCGTCCGCCCCGTGCGCGCGGGCGCGAGCCTGGTGCGCTTCCTCGACCGCGAGGTCGTCGACACCTACGTCCGCGGCGCGGGCGCCGGACCCCGGCTGCTCGGCAGCCTGGTACGCCGGGCCCAGACCGGCAACGTGCAGAGCTACCTGAGCGCCCTGCTCGCCGGCGCCGTGGTCCTGGCGATCGCCACCGCCGTCCTCGCCAACCTCAACGCCGGATCGTGAGCCGAGAGTCAGCCGTGATCGATATCAGCCCGTCCGTGATGCAGTTCCTTCTGGCGTTCATCGTGGCCGCACCGCTCCTCGGCGCCGTCGCGGCCCTCCTGCCGGCCCCGCCGGGACTCAAGGGCAGGAGCCCCGAACAGGCCGTGCTCCGCCACGGCGTCACCGTCACCGGTGTCATCCTCGCCGCGGCCGTCGCCCTCACCCTGGGCTTCGACCACGACGCCCCGTCCCGCTTCCAGGCGACGACGGACATCAGCTGGATCCAGGCGCTGAACATCCGGATCCACCTCGGCATCGACGGCATCTCGCTCCCCCTCCTCCTGATGACCGCGCTGCTGTTCTTCCTCTGCGCGGTGTACAGCTACTTCAAGCTCCCCGAGGGCCCCTCCCCGAAGGCCTTCGTGGCACTGCTGCTCGTCCTCGAGTCCGGCACCCTCGCGACCTTCGCCGTCCTCGACCTGATGCTGTTCTTCCTCGCCTTCGAGATGGTCCTCCTCCCGATGTACTTCCTCATCGCCCGCTGGGGCGGTGCTCAGCGGCAGGCGGCCGCCTGGAAGTTCATCCTCTACACCCTCCTCGGATCCGTGGTCATGCTCCTCGGACTGCTGCTGATCGGACTGAACAGCGGCACTTTCGACATGGTGGCACTCGCCTCTGACAACGGCCGCGCACTGACCCACACCACCCAGATCCTGGCCGTCCTGGCCATCGGCACCGGCCTCGCCGTGAAGACCCCGATGTGGCCCCTGCACAGCTGGCTGCCCGACGCCCACACCGCCGCGCCCACCGTCGGCTCCGTGCTCCTCGCGGGCGTCCTGCTGAAGATGGGCACGTACGGGTTCGTGCGGATCCTGCTCCCCGTGACCCCCGACGGCATGCACACCTTCGCCCCCTACCTCGGCGCCCTCGCCGCCGTGGGCATCGTCTACGGGTCGCTCGCCTGCCTCTCCCTCGCCCGCAAGGGCAACAAGGGCGACCTCAAGCGCCTCATCGCGTACTCCTCCGTCGGCCACATGGGCTTCGTCCTGCTCGGCATCGCCTCGATGACCCCCACCGGCGTCAACGGCGCGCTGTTCGCGAACATCGCCCACGGCCTGATCACCGGCCTCCTCTTCTTCCTGGTCGGCGCCCTCAAGGACCGCTACGGCACCGCCGACCTCGACACCCTCGCCGGAGCCACCGGCGCCGCGCTCTACGGCCGCGCCCCCCGCCTCGGCGCGCTCCTGGCCTTCGCCGCCGTCGCCTCCCTCGGCCTGCCCGGGCTGGCCGGGTTCTGGGGCGAGATGCTGGCCCTGTTCGGCGCGTTCGACCCGGCCGCGGGCCTGTCCCGCCCGGCCTTCCTCACCTACATGGCCCTCGGCGCGTTCGGCACCCTGCTCACCGCCGCCTACCTGCTGGTCGTCGTACGGCGCGTCTGCATGGGCGACCCCAAGGCCGGCCCCGAACTCACCCTGGCGGACGTCCAGCGCTACGAGTTCGCGGCCTGGACCCCGCTCGTCGCCCTCACCGTCCTCGCCGGCCTGTGGCCCGCCACCCTCCTCGGCCTGACCGACCCGGCCGTCCAGAAGCTCCTCGCAGGAGGCAACGCATGACGGCCCTGACGGCCCTGGCCGCCGACACCCCCAGCCTGGTCCAGTCCGTCGACTGGCCGGCGATCACGCCCGTGGTCGTGCCCGCCGCCGTCGCACTGCTCGTCCTGGTCGCGGACCTCTTCCTGCCCGAGGCGCGCAAGCCCGTCCTCGGCTGGATCTCCGTCGCCGGCCTGGCCGCCGCGACCGCCGCCCTGCTTCCGCTGCGCGCCGGCGACCGCACCACCTTCTGCCTCACCGCCGACCCCGGCGCGTGCAGCTACACCGCCGACCACTTCGCGCTCGTCGTCCAGTTCCTCGTCCTGGCCGGCGCCCTGGTCACCGCCCTGCTGTCGGTCACCGTCGTCCGCGAGGGCCGGATCCCGGCCGGCGAGTACTGGTTCCTGCTGCTCTCCTCCGCCGCCGGCGCCGCCCTGCTGCCCGCCTCCCGCGACCTCGCCACCCTGATCGTCGCCCTCGAGGTCGCCTCGCTGCCCGCCTTCGCCCTCGTCGGCATGCGCCGCGGCGACCGGCTGTCCTCCGAGGCCGCCCTCAAGTTCTTCCTCTCCTCGGTCACCGCCACCGCCGTCTCCCTGATGGGCGTCAGCCTCGTCTACGCCGCCACCGGCACCCTGCACCTGACGCGGGTCGCCGACCGGCTGGAGGACGTCCCCGGGCAGCTCGACACCCTCGCCATGGCGGGCGTCGCCCTCACCCTCGTCGGCTTCGCCTTCAAGACCGCAGCCGTCCCCTTCCACTTCTGGGTCCCCGACACCTACGTGGGCGCCCCGCTGCCCGTCGCCGGCTACCTGTCGGTCGTCGGCAAGGCCGTCGGCTTCACCGGCCTGATCCTCGTCACGGTGATCGCCTTCCCCGCGTACTCCGACGTCTGGGGCCCCGCCCTGGCCGTGCTCGCCGCGCTCACCATGACGCTCGGCAACGCCGCCGCGCTGCGCCAGTCCGCGGACCGCGCGCACGGCGCCGTACGCCTCCTGGCCTGGTCTTCCGTCGGCCAGGCCGGCTATCTGCTCGTACCGATCGCCGCGGCGGCCTACTCCGAGCGCGAGCAGATCGGCTCCACCGTCGCCTACGCGCTCATGTACGCGGCCGTGAACCTCGGCGCCTTCGCCGTCGCCGCGCTGGTCGCCAGGACCCGGCCGCTGAACCGGATCCGCGACTACCGCGGCCTGTACGCCGAGCGTCCCGCCGCGGCCCTGTCGCTGGCGTTCTTCCTGCTCTGCCTGGCCGGGCTGCCGCCGGGCATCATCGGCCTGTTCGCCAAGGTCACCGTCTTCCGGTCCGCCGTCGACGCCGGACTGGGCTGGCTCGCCGTGGTCATGGCCGTCAACGTCGTCGTCGCCCTGTACTACTACCTGCGCTGGACGGCCCTCCTCTTCCGCACCCCGCAGACCGCGGGGGAGGGACCGGCGGTCCGCACGAAGGCCCCCTGGCCCCTCACGGCGGCCATCGCCCTCACCGCCGCGGCCGCCCTGGTCCTGTCCGGCGCCCCGCAGCTGGTCCTGCGCTTCGCCGCCGGCACCCTCTTCCCGCTGTAGCCCGCACCGCGCTGTAGCCCGCACCGCGCAGTAGCCCGTCCCACTGCGGGCCTCACCCGTACGGAGCAACTCCCACCGCCGCCCCCGGCCCGTGCCACCGGGGCGGCGGCGCCCCGACGCGCCCCGGGAACCACGCGACGCCACCTCGCGTTGACCCCAGAGGGAGGGTCCACTGGACCGAAGACCCTCAGATCCACGACGGGGCTCCCCTGACGCACCACTTGGAGGGCGTACCGTGCACCGCCGGCACAACGGGCTGAAGACCGCCGTACTCCTCGGCGGGATGTCCGCACTCATCATCGTCATCGGCAGCTTCTTCGGGCGGGGCGGCCTGATCGTCGCCGTCCTGGTGGCCCTCGGGACGAACGCGTACGCGTACTGGAACAGCGACAAGCTGGCTCTACGCGCGATGCGCGCCCGGCCCGTCAGCGAGTTCGAGGCACCCCAGCTCTACCGCATGGTCCGCGAGCTCTCCACGTCCGCGCGCCAGCCCATGCCCCGCCTCTACATCTCGCCGACCGAGGCCCCCAACGCCTTCGCCACCGGCCGCAACCCGCGCAACGCCGCCGTCTGCTGCACCGAGGGCATCCTGCGCATCCTCGACGAGCGCGAGCTGCGCGGGGTCATCGGGCACGAGCTGAGCCACGTCTACAACCGGGACATCCTCATCTCGTCGGTCGCCGGAGCCCTGGCCTCCGTGATCATGTTCCTGGTGAACTTCGCCTGGCTGATCCCGGTCGGCCGCTCCAACGACGACGAGGGCCCCGGCATCTTCGGCATGCTGCTGATCATGCTGCTCGGCCCGCTGGCGGCATCGGTGATCCAGCTCGCCATCAGCCGCTCGCGCGAGTACGAGGCGGACGCCTCCGGGGCCCAGCTCACCGGCGACCCCCTCGCCCTGGCCGGCGCCCTGCGCAAGCTCGACGCCGGCACCAAACAGCTTCCGCTGCCCCCCGAGCCCCGGCTGGAGACGGCGAGCCACATGATGATCGCCAACCCCTTCCGCCCGGGCCAGGGGCTCTCCAAGCTGTTCTCGACGCACCCCCCGATGGCCGAGCGCATCGCCCGGCTCGAACAGATGGCAGGCCGCAGCCAGTGAAAACCATCCTGAACGTCATTTGGCTCATACTCAGCGGGATCTGGCTGTTCCTCGGCTACTGCCTGGCCGGCCTGATCCTCTGCGTCACCATCATCGGCATCCCCTTCGGCATCGCGGCCTTCCGCATCGCCGTCTACGCCCTGTGGCCCTTCGGCTACACCACCGTCGAGCGCCGCGACGCGGGCGCCCCGTCCTGCGTCGGCAACGTCCTGTGGCTGGTCCTGGCCGGCTGGTGGCTGGCCCTGGGCCACATCGCCACCGGCCTCGCCCTCTGCCTCACGATCATCGGCATCCCCTTCGGCATCGCCAACTTCAAGATGGTCCCGCTCTCCCTCCTCCCCCTGGGCCGCGAAATCGTCCCCACGGACGCCCCCTTCGCCTCCCGGTGACGGCCGGCGCGCGCTTCGCCCTGCGGGGCGAGGACGAGGACCACGAGGAAGAGCAGCTGTGGGCCCTGTGCGAGGAGGCGGAAAACCTCTTCGCCGACCCGCCGGAGCCGCCCCGGCGCCATTACGAGCTGCAGCCGGAGTACCCGCAGCGGGCCGTCCGGCCGTCCCCAACCTGTGGGCGCCGTTCGACGCCACCGGCCGGGCCCGCTGGCTGGACCCGGCCCTGCACCACTGGCCGGGCCAGGACCGCCCGGCCGGCGGCACCTACCACCTCGACGGGCGGCACGTCACCGACGCCGAAGGCTTCTTCTGCGCCCTCGGCGAGGCCGTCAACGGCCCCGGCGGGTACTTCGGCCGCTGCCTCAACGGCCTTTCGGACGCCCTCACCGGCGGATTCGGGGCGACCGGGCCGTTCACCCTCGTCTGGCACGACCAGGAGACGGCCCGCCGCTGCCTGGGCGTACGGCCGCTGACCGCCTACCCGGTGACCTTCCCCGAACTGCTCTCCTTCTTCCGGGAGAAGCACGTCGAGGTCGTGCTGGCCTGAGTTGTCCACAGGCCCGGACGGCTGTCAGTGCTCTGCGTCACCATGAACACATGAACGAGACCGAGCAGTTGCTGGAGCAAGTCACCGACCGAGTACGAGACTCCGTGCGCGAGCACGGAAGGCCGCTCCCCGTACCCCTGGCGGACGGGGAGGCCGACCGGGCCGAGCGCGTGCTGGGCTTCGCCCTGCCGCCCCTGCTCGCCGCGCTCTACACGCGC is part of the Streptomyces katrae genome and harbors:
- a CDS encoding NADH-quinone oxidoreductase subunit B, translating into MDVTPAAVTPEPVPLPEPRRLGVLSRLAPEPMKVVLNWGRRYSLWVFNFGLACCAIEFIAASMARHDFIRLGVIPFAPGPRQADLMIVSGTVTDKMAPAVKRLYEQMPEPKYVISFGACSNCGGPYWDSYSVTKGVDQIIPVDVYVPGCPPRPEALLQGILKLQEKIARESLAERYADRPSVAQLTSGLVTPPPAPGAGA
- a CDS encoding NADH-quinone oxidoreductase subunit C, whose protein sequence is MNLYDSLPDAAPTVFGAEAVASVAYDVLTVDVPAGSWIASLEIARDKLGCTYFDWLSAVDEPGTGFRICAHVVALEGGRVRRLLLRTTVPHSAPTLASAVAVYAGAAWHERETYEMFGVTFTDHPHLVHLLLPENFEGHPLRKDFVLAARVAKAWPGAKEPGEAHDPDAPKRRQMLPPGVPDPNEWGPLKGQLPPAPARPARTPRTAGAATRPPREGAPTRRPRPATETTPGSALPAGEPEAPTPPAATARPPRRTRSVSEGSASQTAPAADAAATPAAAEPATPGAPDDSAAGAPGESGAARPARRSRSAADGSASQAAPSPDAPAGAPDDSAAAPGDPAAEAPRPERRSQTGPDATPSEPGTPGPARRTRSAADGSAGQAGPAPATDGPAEAPRPARRSRSASDGSASQTPAPEPEAPRRPAPRSADAPWHNPKPAFDEPAPEPRPQPETGPDTDTDHETTGGDA
- a CDS encoding complex I subunit 1/NuoH family protein, whose protein sequence is MNDVLDVALRLIVVFAVFLVLPLVIGQTEHKVMAHMQGRLGPMYAGGFHGWAQLVADGVKFAQKEDIVPANADRRIFQLAPAVALLPYLLVLLAIPIGPGEGAVGQVIDAGLFFVLAVMGVGVLGSLMGGWASANKFSLLGGLRTAAQLLAYELPMLLAAASVAMAAGTVSLPGIVGAFEWWWLPWQIIGALVFFTAGLAELQRPPFDMPVADSEIIFGAYTEYTGLRFALFLLAEYAGIVVLCALTTVLFLGGWHGPFGGDGLGWVWTLLKTAVLAFVVIWLRVSYPRLREDQLQKLAWTVLIPLALAQIALTGIVKVAIQ
- a CDS encoding NuoI/complex I 23 kDa subunit family protein — protein: MPPIPGSGLAKGLAVTLRTMTKRAHTAQYPEVQPELPPRSRGVIGLFEENCTVCMLCARECPDWCIYIDSHKETVPAATPGGRERSRNVLDRFAIDFSLCMYCGICIEVCPFDALFWSPEFEYAETDIHDLTHERDKLREWMWTVPAPPALDPCAEEPKEIAAARKAAEKAEAAAAAAAAEATADPSADATPDTPDTPAGGTA
- a CDS encoding NADH-quinone oxidoreductase subunit J, which gives rise to MYAAHLTAAAAKAAAAVTAAAPGGPAPAPGPGFLSPTGVEIAFVLVGLATLGAALVTVTTKQLVHAALWLVVALGGIAVEYLLLTAEFIAWVQVLIYLGSVVVLLLFGLMLTKAPIGRSPDADSGNRWVALGVAGSAGAALVWVVADAFRTTWIDLDGPAQGSTKVSGEILFQHWVLPFEALSVLLLAALIGAIVLSRRSTPAEEAADAVDAAARTDAPARTDAGKGQS
- the nuoK gene encoding NADH-quinone oxidoreductase subunit NuoK yields the protein MHLAYPAVLAALLFATGLYGVLARRNAILVLMSVELMLNAVNLNLVAFDVWLRDTLHAGQALTLFTIAIAAAEIGIGLAIVLMVYRNRGTSDVDKLRDTAEGHEPGQPEATTARPEVAA
- a CDS encoding NADH-quinone oxidoreductase subunit L; translated protein: MSTTTLAVLVPLLPFLGAVAGLLLGRTAPGFVRPLAVLPALASAVLAVLVAFRHGGGRAIDTATELTPTGSVPVELSLHLDGFAVLVAVLVAVVATCVQLYSTAYLREDPRYPSYAALVSLFTSAMLLVVYSGDLMVLLVGWEVMGICSYFLVGHYWETEAARSASLKAFLVTKLGDVPFLIGLFALAADAGSFRITKILGTVAAGGLDHPTLIALLLLAGVAGKSAQFPLHTWLPDAMAGPTPVSALIHAATMVAAGVYFIARLLPVFTASRAALVVMAVMAATTMVGSALAALAQDDIKRVLAYSTVGQLGYMTGALAVGDRGAAVFHLLSHGAFKALLFLGAGVIIHAAGTNSLAAMSRMDGLAKRIPDAFWTMTIALLALAAIPPFAGFFSKEAVLVAAEHAAGGHSGLVPGAAGWVVLVAGVLTALLTAAYATRLWLMAFRGRGAAAPDHGKEPVAMTGVLWLLAVPSIAFGLAAGPLADWFDGKALTPTVTTSVLGTGAALIGVILTYALWQRATARAAAGIRNGGAVPASVAAAESAAETPEVAEVSHEHPAVPAAPAADPGRALLGPLHRHAADGFHLDAVYDRLFVRPVRAGASLVRFLDREVVDTYVRGAGAGPRLLGSLVRRAQTGNVQSYLSALLAGAVVLAIATAVLANLNAGS
- a CDS encoding complex I subunit 4 family protein — its product is MQFLLAFIVAAPLLGAVAALLPAPPGLKGRSPEQAVLRHGVTVTGVILAAAVALTLGFDHDAPSRFQATTDISWIQALNIRIHLGIDGISLPLLLMTALLFFLCAVYSYFKLPEGPSPKAFVALLLVLESGTLATFAVLDLMLFFLAFEMVLLPMYFLIARWGGAQRQAAAWKFILYTLLGSVVMLLGLLLIGLNSGTFDMVALASDNGRALTHTTQILAVLAIGTGLAVKTPMWPLHSWLPDAHTAAPTVGSVLLAGVLLKMGTYGFVRILLPVTPDGMHTFAPYLGALAAVGIVYGSLACLSLARKGNKGDLKRLIAYSSVGHMGFVLLGIASMTPTGVNGALFANIAHGLITGLLFFLVGALKDRYGTADLDTLAGATGAALYGRAPRLGALLAFAAVASLGLPGLAGFWGEMLALFGAFDPAAGLSRPAFLTYMALGAFGTLLTAAYLLVVVRRVCMGDPKAGPELTLADVQRYEFAAWTPLVALTVLAGLWPATLLGLTDPAVQKLLAGGNA
- a CDS encoding NADH-quinone oxidoreductase subunit N; the encoded protein is MTALTALAADTPSLVQSVDWPAITPVVVPAAVALLVLVADLFLPEARKPVLGWISVAGLAAATAALLPLRAGDRTTFCLTADPGACSYTADHFALVVQFLVLAGALVTALLSVTVVREGRIPAGEYWFLLLSSAAGAALLPASRDLATLIVALEVASLPAFALVGMRRGDRLSSEAALKFFLSSVTATAVSLMGVSLVYAATGTLHLTRVADRLEDVPGQLDTLAMAGVALTLVGFAFKTAAVPFHFWVPDTYVGAPLPVAGYLSVVGKAVGFTGLILVTVIAFPAYSDVWGPALAVLAALTMTLGNAAALRQSADRAHGAVRLLAWSSVGQAGYLLVPIAAAAYSEREQIGSTVAYALMYAAVNLGAFAVAALVARTRPLNRIRDYRGLYAERPAAALSLAFFLLCLAGLPPGIIGLFAKVTVFRSAVDAGLGWLAVVMAVNVVVALYYYLRWTALLFRTPQTAGEGPAVRTKAPWPLTAAIALTAAAALVLSGAPQLVLRFAAGTLFPL